In Arachis stenosperma cultivar V10309 chromosome 1, arast.V10309.gnm1.PFL2, whole genome shotgun sequence, one DNA window encodes the following:
- the LOC130940781 gene encoding uncharacterized protein LOC130940781, translated as MTRQGAYKESDDMLIDEPKLPQQGQIAALPNEFNPSYLKIYYSKLFPHADLYRWMSYGNDGKHPACDSSYLGRREFSYTLDNDIFVRYNTFNSATELENSIKDKCPLKIDIGPIYNLNPAHRNAYAGDNVLTPVERELIFDIDMSDYDDVRYCCSGADVCLNCWPLMTVAVKVIDTSLRDDFGFRHILWVYSGRRGVHCWVCDRKARRLTNEQRAAVADYFRVYKGNENNYKKVSLMGQVLHPFLARSYTEVLKEYFETKLLTSQNLLSSEERYEKILEMIPDQSIASELRGKWQESRRSSSAKEDINIVRWEQLKQLLQKHKAQGVRRCVEEIVFTYTFPRLDMEVSKHMNHLLKAPFCVHPKTGRVCVPINPNNCEEFDPTTVPTLIQLLEELNREGLRSDVEGEWNKTSLANAIKLFRSSFLQPLLKICKEEMESSYNAKLQQSKNLLSW; from the exons ATGACTCGCCAAGGAGCTTATAAAGAAAGCGATGACATGCTCATTGATGAACCAAAACTGCCTCAGCAAGGCCAAATCGCGGCCCTTCCTAATGAGTTCAACCCCAGTTATCTGAAAATATATTACA GTAAGCTGTTTCCTCATGCTGATTTATATAGATGGATGTCATATGGCAACG ATGGGAAGCATCCTGCTTGTGATTCATCTTACTTGGGACGAAGGGAATTCTCGTACACCCTAGATAACGATATATTTGTGCGCTACAATACCTTCAATAGTGCCACCGAACTTGAAAACTCCATCAAAGACAAGTGCCCATTAAAGATAGATATTGGACCCATCTACAACCTCAAC CCTGCACATAGGAATGCTTATGCTGGAGATAATGTTCTCACTCCGGTTGAGAGGGAGCTGATTTTTGATATA GATATGTCAGATTATGATGATGTTAGATACTGCTGCTCAGGTGCTGATGTTTGTCTCAATTGCTGGCCATTAATGACTGTAGCTGTCAAAGTAATAGATACTTCCTTAAGAG ATGACTTTGGGTTTAGACATATTCTCTGGGTATATAGTGGTCGGCGTGGTGTACATTGTTGGGTCTGTGATAGAAAGGCAAGACG GTTGACTAATGAGCAGAGAGCAGCAGTTGCGGACTATTTTCGTGTCTACAAG GGAAATGAAAATAACTATAAGAAGGTTTCCTTGATGGGTCAAGTTCTGCATCCCTTTCTGGC GAGATCATATACTGAAGTTCTCAAGGAATATTTTGAGACAAAACTGCTTACAAGTCAAAATTTACTTTCTAGCGAGGAGAGATATGAAAAGATCCTAGAGATGATTCCTGATCAAT CTATTGCTTCTGAACTTCGAGGAAAGTGGCAAGAAAGTAGGCGGTCTTCTAGTGCAAAAGAAGACATTAATATTGTTCGATGGGAGCAACTTAAACAGTTGCTGCAAAAACATAAG GCACAAGGGGTGCGTAGGTGTGTTGAAGAGATTGTGTTCACCTATACATTTCCTAGGCTTGATATGGAG GTTTCTAAACATATGAACCATTTGCTCAAAGCACCCTTCTGTGTGCACCCAAAAACAG GCCGTGTTTGTGTCCCCATCAACCCAAATAATTGTGAAGAATTTGATCCCACGACGGTGCCAACCCTTATCCAG CTTTTGGAAGAGCTGAATAGGGAGGGCTTGAGGTCTGATGTTGAAGGAG AATGGAATAAAACTTCACTTGCAAATGCCATCAAGCTCTTTAGGTCATCCTTCCTTCAGCCATTACTGAAAATTTGCAAG GAGGAAATGGAAAGCTCCTATAATGCGAAACTACAGCAGTCGAAGAATCTCCTTAGTTGGTAG